In Lujinxingia litoralis, a single window of DNA contains:
- a CDS encoding AMP-binding protein, which yields MTHSHDTSHAGATAPGNGHINGTAGAHALALPATAPAPTLEGTLKVGESLRGKEILLTGTTGFLGKVVMVMLLRNHPDIEQLYVLVRSRRDHNATERFYDEVVPSGALDPLRQVYGDQGYLDFLREKVTVIDGDICRENLGLELEHARELSSRLDVFINSAGLTNFNPNLRNALEINTLSQRLTLDFLALGDNHARLMHVSTCFVAGNSQKPSPEVFPGPRVYPRVDELGLDYEHEREIDDCLKLIEHFEAISRDQEHQVRFVQEARDFLKKHNLNPGDAGAMDTACERARRNWVNKTLSQEGRKRAAFWGWPNIYTYTKSLGERILADAAARGVKVTIARPAIIESAVNFPQQGWNEGINTTAPICFMMYKGHRFVPTREGVNLDVIPVDHVAGAMLAIAAALLNDLHDDVYHLGSSDLNPISVARLVELSTLGNRRVIDREVKTPGWKKLVLKSMDSVVVEKREFDRQSAPGLKRAAGGMRRLLGRLPTRQLGGMGKAIEGVQKTLKSVESMATTTEKIFELFLPFIYDNRLTFKSQNVVKLDRLLGPAERPTYGCRIADLDWREYWIQTHIPGLARHSYPALEAKLSERNREVYTYDDLVELFDASTSNFARRLALQHQSGSIVERYTYGELKERAERACAVLSGVGVGPGHTCLLVSENRPQWGMTYFGILKTGGIAVPVDCDSTTEQLINVARSARARAIVLSQAVDERLGAELREALLKEAIPARTLTFAQIYSLGLPDPGHLAEVASTAESVELLPADDNDPLLAELMRAEDDGQPLASLIFTSGTTGAPKGVMLTHQNFAHLLNSLQKTFQITERDGFLSVLPLHHTFEFACGFLMPLSRGASITYLEEVNADELTTALTSSRITALIGVPALWQLLHRRIDQRLNDAPPAIRVTLESLLKANTTLRERFGINLGTTFFAPVHAAFGGRLRYMISGAAALPVNILETFYGLGFSLYEGYGLTEAAPVLTVNSPERGLAPGTVGRALDGIEIDIKAPDNQGVGEVIARGPNVMRGYLGRAEETTQALQDGWLHTGDLGKFDERGNLMIVGREKEVIVTAGGKNCYPDELEDLYAHCPDALEISIVGLPDGKGSERVACLVRPDLPENATAAQIATMQSAIREWIRVEGSRVPSHSRIQVLRFWNDEFPRTATRKIKRKDVVKILERLMAAELEAVDRGEVEDTTWSWLDKVLSRLADYEAARIHNNTHLLDDLGFDSLMFVELASILEARDHHVSAETLALIETVGELQEMLDGGHHSTELVVQPKSTLERVEAYEVPPAVQRAVKRALYNGQMNAYGKLFDVDVFGRAHIPYHNPNVIVVANHSSHLDMGLVKYALGDFGTDIRALAAADYFFKNTARKTYFGNFTNLLPVERSGTLENSLGRASEALQQGEMLLLFPEGTRSRDGKLQPFRRGLGYLVDTHKVDVLPLWIEGTHRALPKGQALPSPTARKLKVTIGPLLKASQLRAGLDQDSPTARYDAISLRAHDAVAELGLATRGGGNPEKAKAQADRLSPIFHELNHKFAENQVDSPVSFYFSLGNFDSHKWTITVDPKTCNIQNAKPSGRADCVVKTSPEIFRKIVQESYVPSMDEFMSGVIKTNDPDLLMRFSAVFGL from the coding sequence ATGACGCACTCCCATGACACTTCCCACGCCGGCGCCACCGCGCCCGGCAATGGCCACATCAATGGCACCGCGGGCGCCCACGCTCTGGCGCTGCCCGCAACCGCGCCGGCCCCCACCCTGGAGGGCACCCTCAAGGTCGGTGAATCGCTGCGCGGCAAAGAGATCTTGCTCACCGGAACCACCGGGTTCCTGGGCAAGGTCGTCATGGTCATGCTCCTGCGCAACCACCCCGACATTGAGCAGCTCTACGTGCTCGTGCGCAGCCGCCGCGACCACAATGCCACCGAGCGCTTCTACGACGAAGTCGTCCCCTCCGGCGCCCTCGATCCGCTACGCCAGGTCTACGGCGATCAGGGCTACCTGGACTTTTTGCGCGAGAAAGTCACCGTCATCGACGGCGATATCTGCCGCGAGAACCTGGGGCTGGAACTCGAGCACGCCCGCGAACTCTCCAGCCGCCTGGACGTCTTCATCAACTCCGCCGGTCTGACCAACTTCAACCCCAACCTGCGCAACGCGCTGGAGATCAACACCCTCTCCCAGCGCCTCACCCTGGACTTTCTGGCCCTGGGCGACAACCACGCCCGCCTGATGCACGTCTCCACCTGCTTCGTGGCCGGCAACTCCCAGAAACCCAGCCCCGAGGTCTTCCCCGGCCCCCGCGTCTACCCCCGGGTCGACGAGCTGGGCCTGGACTACGAGCACGAGCGCGAGATCGACGATTGCCTCAAGCTCATCGAACACTTCGAAGCCATCTCCCGGGATCAGGAGCATCAGGTTCGCTTTGTTCAGGAAGCCCGCGACTTCCTCAAAAAGCATAACCTCAACCCGGGCGACGCCGGCGCGATGGACACAGCCTGCGAACGCGCCCGACGCAACTGGGTCAACAAGACCCTCTCCCAGGAAGGCCGCAAGCGCGCCGCGTTCTGGGGCTGGCCCAACATCTACACCTACACCAAGAGCCTGGGCGAACGCATCCTGGCCGACGCCGCCGCGCGCGGCGTCAAGGTCACCATCGCTCGCCCGGCCATCATCGAGAGCGCCGTCAACTTCCCCCAGCAGGGCTGGAACGAAGGCATCAACACCACCGCCCCCATCTGCTTTATGATGTACAAGGGGCACCGCTTCGTGCCCACCCGCGAGGGCGTCAACCTCGACGTCATCCCGGTGGATCACGTCGCCGGCGCGATGCTCGCGATCGCCGCGGCGCTGCTCAACGACCTTCACGACGACGTCTACCACCTGGGCTCCTCCGACTTAAACCCGATCTCGGTGGCGCGCCTGGTCGAGCTCTCCACCCTGGGCAACCGCCGGGTCATCGACCGCGAGGTCAAGACCCCGGGCTGGAAAAAGCTCGTGCTCAAGTCCATGGACTCCGTCGTCGTGGAGAAGCGGGAGTTCGACCGCCAGTCGGCCCCGGGGCTCAAACGGGCCGCCGGCGGCATGCGCCGACTCCTGGGACGGCTCCCCACCCGCCAGCTCGGGGGCATGGGCAAAGCCATTGAAGGCGTCCAGAAGACGCTCAAAAGCGTCGAATCGATGGCCACCACCACCGAGAAGATTTTTGAGCTCTTCTTACCCTTCATCTACGACAACCGCCTGACCTTTAAGTCCCAAAATGTCGTCAAACTCGACCGCCTGCTGGGGCCGGCCGAACGCCCGACCTACGGCTGCCGCATTGCCGACCTGGACTGGCGCGAGTACTGGATTCAGACCCACATCCCGGGGCTGGCTCGCCACAGCTACCCGGCCCTGGAAGCCAAGCTCTCCGAGCGCAATCGCGAGGTCTACACCTACGATGACCTGGTGGAGCTCTTCGACGCCTCGACCTCCAACTTCGCGCGCCGCCTGGCCCTGCAGCACCAGTCCGGCTCGATCGTCGAGCGCTACACCTACGGCGAGCTCAAAGAGCGTGCCGAGCGCGCCTGTGCCGTCCTCAGTGGCGTCGGCGTGGGCCCCGGCCACACCTGCCTGCTCGTCTCCGAGAACCGTCCGCAGTGGGGCATGACCTACTTCGGCATCCTCAAGACCGGCGGCATCGCCGTTCCCGTCGACTGCGACAGCACCACCGAGCAGCTCATCAACGTCGCCCGCTCCGCCCGCGCCCGCGCCATCGTGCTCAGCCAGGCCGTCGATGAGCGCCTGGGCGCCGAGCTCCGAGAGGCCCTCCTCAAAGAGGCCATCCCCGCGCGCACGCTGACCTTTGCCCAGATCTACAGCCTGGGGCTCCCCGACCCGGGCCACCTCGCCGAGGTGGCCAGCACCGCCGAGAGCGTCGAACTGCTGCCCGCCGACGACAACGATCCCCTCCTGGCCGAGCTGATGCGCGCCGAAGACGACGGCCAGCCCCTGGCCAGCCTCATCTTCACCTCCGGAACCACCGGCGCTCCCAAGGGCGTGATGCTCACGCATCAGAACTTCGCCCACCTGCTCAACAGCCTGCAGAAAACCTTCCAGATCACCGAGCGCGACGGCTTCTTAAGCGTCCTCCCGCTCCATCACACCTTTGAGTTTGCCTGCGGCTTCCTTATGCCCCTCTCCCGCGGCGCCTCGATCACCTACCTGGAGGAAGTCAACGCCGACGAACTCACCACTGCGCTGACCTCCTCCCGCATCACCGCCCTGATCGGCGTGCCGGCCCTCTGGCAACTCCTGCACCGCCGGATCGACCAGCGCCTCAACGACGCCCCGCCGGCGATCCGCGTCACGCTGGAATCGCTGCTCAAGGCCAACACCACCCTGCGTGAGCGCTTCGGCATCAACCTGGGCACCACCTTCTTCGCACCGGTGCACGCCGCCTTCGGTGGGAGACTGCGCTACATGATCAGCGGCGCCGCCGCCCTGCCCGTCAACATCCTGGAGACCTTCTACGGTCTGGGCTTCAGCCTCTACGAGGGCTACGGCCTGACCGAGGCCGCCCCGGTGCTCACCGTCAACAGCCCCGAGCGCGGCCTGGCCCCGGGCACCGTCGGACGCGCCCTCGACGGCATCGAAATCGACATCAAAGCCCCCGACAATCAGGGCGTCGGCGAGGTCATCGCCCGTGGCCCCAACGTCATGCGCGGCTACCTGGGGCGAGCGGAAGAGACCACCCAGGCGCTGCAAGACGGCTGGCTCCACACCGGCGACCTGGGCAAATTCGATGAGCGCGGCAACCTCATGATCGTCGGCCGCGAAAAGGAAGTCATCGTCACCGCCGGCGGCAAAAACTGCTACCCCGACGAACTCGAAGACCTCTACGCCCACTGCCCCGACGCCCTGGAGATCTCCATCGTCGGCCTGCCCGACGGCAAAGGCTCCGAACGCGTGGCCTGCCTGGTGCGCCCTGACCTCCCCGAGAACGCCACCGCCGCCCAGATCGCCACGATGCAATCGGCCATCCGCGAATGGATCCGCGTCGAAGGCTCCCGCGTCCCCTCCCACAGCCGCATTCAGGTGTTGCGCTTCTGGAACGACGAGTTCCCCCGCACGGCCACCCGCAAGATCAAGCGCAAAGACGTCGTCAAGATTCTGGAACGCCTGATGGCCGCCGAACTCGAGGCCGTCGACCGCGGCGAGGTCGAAGACACCACCTGGTCCTGGCTCGACAAGGTGTTGAGCAGGCTGGCGGACTACGAGGCGGCGCGCATTCACAACAACACCCACCTCCTCGACGACCTGGGCTTTGACAGCCTGATGTTCGTGGAGCTGGCCTCCATCCTGGAAGCCCGCGACCACCACGTCAGCGCTGAGACTCTCGCGCTCATCGAAACCGTCGGCGAGCTCCAGGAAATGCTCGACGGCGGCCACCACTCCACCGAACTGGTGGTCCAGCCCAAGTCGACGCTGGAGCGTGTCGAAGCCTACGAAGTTCCCCCGGCCGTCCAGCGCGCCGTCAAGCGCGCGCTCTACAACGGCCAGATGAACGCCTACGGAAAGCTCTTCGACGTCGACGTCTTCGGCCGGGCTCACATCCCCTACCACAACCCCAACGTCATCGTGGTCGCCAACCACTCCAGCCACCTGGACATGGGGCTGGTCAAGTACGCGCTGGGCGACTTCGGCACCGACATCCGGGCGCTGGCCGCCGCGGACTACTTCTTCAAAAATACGGCCCGCAAAACCTACTTCGGCAACTTCACCAACCTGCTCCCGGTCGAGCGCTCCGGCACCCTGGAGAACTCGCTGGGACGGGCCTCCGAGGCGCTCCAGCAGGGCGAGATGCTCCTGCTCTTCCCCGAAGGCACGCGCTCTCGCGACGGCAAGCTCCAGCCCTTCCGCCGCGGACTGGGCTACCTGGTCGATACCCACAAGGTCGACGTCCTGCCCCTGTGGATCGAAGGCACCCACCGCGCCCTGCCCAAGGGCCAGGCCCTGCCCTCGCCGACCGCGCGTAAGCTCAAAGTCACCATCGGCCCGCTTCTTAAGGCCTCGCAGCTTCGTGCCGGCCTGGACCAGGACTCCCCCACCGCGCGCTACGATGCCATCAGCCTCCGCGCGCACGACGCGGTGGCCGAACTCGGACTCGCCACCCGCGGGGGCGGCAACCCCGAGAAGGCCAAGGCCCAGGCCGACCGCCTCTCGCCGATCTTCCACGAACTCAACCATAAGTTCGCCGAAAATCAGGTCGACAGCCCGGTCAGCTTCTACTTTAGCCTGGGGAACTTCGACTCTCACAAGTGGACGATCACCGTCGACCCCAAGACCTGCAACATCCAGAACGCCAAACCCTCCGGGCGAGCCGACTGCGTGGTGAAAACGAGCCCCGAGATCTTCCGCAAAATCGTCCAGGAGAGCTACGTTCCCTCAATGGACGAGTTTATGAGCGGCGTCATCAAAACCAACGACCCCGATCTTCTGATGCGCTTCTCGGCGGTCTTCGGTCTCTAA